One stretch of Corallococcus soli DNA includes these proteins:
- a CDS encoding L-erythro-3,5-diaminohexanoate dehydrogenase yields the protein MGTDSYGLSRVVGEKGVLPQRARKLDPSLPCREAEMLIDVESLNIDAASFKQIKDDVGGDPGRIAQRIQDIVLERGKMQNPVTGSGGMLIGRVKELGAKHPAHGVLKQGDRIATLVSLTLTPLVIEEVKAVHADIDRVDIRGHALIFASGIYAKLPEDMPDTLALAALDVCGAPALVARYVRPGMTVAVLGAGKSGALCLAQARRSLESRGKLLALDISQKALDALSAIGLCDEALKVDATQGVDVMEAVQKATGGPLCDLVVNCASVGNTEMASLLSVKDGGTVIFFSMATSFTTAALGAEGVGKDVTMLVGNGYVPGHAALTLDLLRTEPSLRQLFEARYV from the coding sequence ATGGGCACTGATTCGTACGGGTTGTCGCGCGTCGTGGGTGAGAAGGGCGTGCTGCCGCAGCGCGCCCGCAAGCTGGACCCCTCGCTGCCGTGTCGCGAGGCGGAGATGCTCATCGACGTGGAGAGCCTCAACATCGACGCCGCGTCCTTCAAGCAGATCAAGGACGACGTGGGCGGCGACCCGGGCCGCATCGCCCAGCGCATCCAGGACATCGTGCTGGAGCGCGGCAAGATGCAGAACCCCGTCACCGGCTCCGGCGGCATGCTCATTGGCCGGGTGAAGGAGCTGGGCGCGAAGCACCCCGCCCACGGCGTGCTCAAGCAGGGGGACCGCATCGCCACGCTGGTGAGCCTGACGCTCACGCCGCTCGTCATCGAAGAGGTGAAGGCGGTGCACGCGGACATCGACCGGGTGGACATCCGGGGCCACGCGCTCATCTTCGCGAGCGGCATCTACGCGAAGCTGCCGGAGGACATGCCGGACACGCTGGCGCTCGCGGCGCTGGACGTGTGCGGCGCGCCCGCGCTGGTGGCGCGCTACGTGCGCCCGGGCATGACGGTGGCGGTGCTGGGCGCGGGCAAGAGCGGCGCGCTGTGCCTGGCGCAGGCCCGCCGCAGCCTGGAGAGCCGGGGCAAGCTGCTGGCGCTGGACATCTCCCAGAAGGCGCTGGACGCGCTGTCCGCCATCGGCCTGTGTGACGAGGCGCTGAAGGTGGACGCCACGCAGGGCGTGGACGTGATGGAGGCGGTGCAGAAGGCGACGGGCGGCCCGCTCTGCGACCTGGTGGTGAACTGCGCCAGCGTGGGCAACACGGAGATGGCGTCCCTGCTGTCCGTGAAGGACGGCGGCACGGTCATCTTCTTCTCCATGGCCACCAGCTTCACCACGGCGGCCCTGGGCGCGGAGGGCGTGGGCAAGGACGTCACCATGCTGGTGGGCAATGGGTACGTCCCTGGCCACGCGGCCCTCACGCTGGACCTCTTGCGCACCGAACCGTCGCTGCGCCAGCTGTTCGAAGCGCGCTACGTCTAG
- a CDS encoding catalase, whose amino-acid sequence MNRRSLLLAVLLSGTPALAAGNPPPITTDSGAPLGTNQSSKTAGPRGGVLLEDFALIEKLARFDRERIPERVVHARGVGAYGAFESYGDFSQLTRASVFSKKGKTTPMFVRFSTVIHPGGSPETLRDPRGFALKFYTDEGNWDLVGNNLPIFFIRDAIKFPDMVHSLKPSPVTNRQDPNRFFDFFSHQPESTHMLTQVYSDLGIPASYRQMDGNGVHAFKFVNAKGEVKYVKFNWKSQQGVKSLTAEEATKLGGMDFQHATLDLYTNIQQGKFPSWELSVQVLDPKDLDGFAFDPLDATKEWPKDKLPPVKLGKFTLNKMPDNFFEETEQAAFSPGVTPPGIEPSEDRLLQGRLFSYADTQRYRIGANYLQLAVNRAKAPVNNNSQGGALNASNTKSDVNYEPSVTRETQDTPAALLSNAPLAGTTQQKAIDKTDNFSQAGAFYASLDAGGKERLVKNLASDLGLVRDAKVKARMVGFFYSANADYGTRLAKAVNVKLDDAKAAIAPLAAR is encoded by the coding sequence TTGAACCGTCGCTCCCTGCTGCTCGCGGTCCTGCTGTCTGGCACCCCCGCCCTGGCGGCCGGCAATCCGCCCCCCATCACCACGGACTCTGGCGCGCCGCTGGGGACGAACCAGAGCTCCAAGACGGCCGGCCCCCGGGGCGGCGTGCTCCTGGAGGACTTCGCCCTCATCGAGAAGCTGGCCCGCTTCGACCGTGAGCGCATCCCGGAGCGCGTGGTGCACGCGCGCGGCGTGGGCGCCTACGGCGCCTTCGAGAGCTATGGGGACTTCTCCCAGCTGACGCGCGCGTCGGTGTTCTCGAAGAAGGGCAAGACGACGCCGATGTTCGTGCGCTTCTCCACGGTCATCCACCCGGGCGGCTCGCCGGAGACGCTGCGCGATCCGCGCGGCTTCGCGCTGAAGTTCTACACGGACGAGGGCAACTGGGACCTGGTCGGCAACAACCTGCCCATCTTCTTCATCCGTGACGCCATCAAGTTCCCGGACATGGTGCACTCGCTGAAGCCGTCGCCCGTCACCAACCGGCAGGACCCGAACCGCTTCTTCGACTTCTTCAGCCACCAGCCCGAGTCCACGCACATGCTCACCCAGGTCTATTCGGATCTGGGCATCCCGGCGAGCTACCGGCAGATGGACGGCAACGGCGTGCACGCCTTCAAGTTCGTCAACGCCAAGGGCGAGGTGAAGTACGTCAAGTTCAACTGGAAGTCGCAGCAGGGCGTGAAGAGCCTCACGGCGGAGGAGGCCACGAAGCTGGGCGGCATGGACTTCCAGCACGCGACGCTCGACCTCTACACGAACATCCAGCAGGGCAAGTTCCCCTCGTGGGAGCTGAGCGTGCAGGTGTTGGATCCGAAGGACCTGGACGGCTTCGCGTTTGATCCGCTGGACGCGACGAAGGAGTGGCCCAAGGACAAGCTGCCCCCGGTGAAGCTGGGCAAGTTCACGCTCAACAAGATGCCGGACAACTTCTTCGAGGAGACCGAGCAGGCCGCCTTCTCCCCGGGCGTGACGCCGCCGGGCATCGAGCCGTCCGAGGACCGGCTGCTGCAGGGCCGCCTCTTCTCCTACGCGGACACGCAGCGCTACCGCATTGGCGCCAACTACCTGCAGCTGGCCGTGAACCGCGCGAAGGCGCCGGTGAACAACAACAGCCAGGGCGGCGCGCTGAACGCGTCCAACACGAAGTCGGACGTGAACTACGAGCCCAGCGTCACCCGGGAGACGCAGGACACGCCCGCGGCGCTCCTGTCCAACGCGCCCCTCGCTGGCACCACGCAGCAGAAGGCCATCGACAAGACGGACAACTTCTCGCAGGCGGGCGCCTTCTACGCGTCGCTGGACGCGGGCGGCAAGGAGCGGCTGGTGAAGAACCTGGCCAGCGACCTGGGCCTCGTGCGTGACGCGAAGGTCAAGGCGCGCATGGTCGGCTTCTTCTACTCGGCCAACGCGGACTACGGCACGCGGCTGGCCAAGGCCGTCAACGTGAAGCTGGACGACGCGAAGGCCGCCATCGCCCCGCTCGCCGCGCGCTAA
- a CDS encoding ankyrin repeat domain-containing protein: MVRKLLLGSFGLLVLVGALLTATWLSLRAPAPAGRLLATSEAERYLLAAAREGETDIVAGLVKAGTPVEARDARGFSPLILAAYHGHTGTVTALLAAGADACAGDNRGNTALMGAAFKGHADVVKLLASQPCAVDQANGLGQTALMFAVLFGRDEVADQLRHQGASPALRDASGRSAEDWARTQAPVAPVAPAVADDSPTAQVR, encoded by the coding sequence ATGGTTCGCAAGCTGCTGCTCGGTTCGTTTGGATTGCTGGTGCTGGTGGGTGCGCTGCTGACCGCCACCTGGCTGTCACTGCGTGCGCCCGCGCCCGCCGGGCGGCTGCTCGCCACCAGCGAGGCGGAGCGCTACCTGCTCGCCGCCGCGCGCGAGGGCGAGACCGACATCGTCGCCGGGCTCGTGAAGGCCGGCACGCCGGTGGAGGCCCGGGACGCGCGGGGCTTCTCCCCCCTCATCCTCGCCGCCTACCATGGACATACAGGGACGGTGACAGCGCTGCTCGCCGCCGGGGCCGACGCCTGCGCGGGCGACAACCGGGGCAACACCGCGCTCATGGGCGCAGCCTTCAAGGGCCACGCGGACGTGGTGAAGCTGCTGGCCTCCCAGCCCTGCGCGGTGGACCAGGCCAACGGCCTGGGACAGACGGCGCTGATGTTCGCCGTCCTCTTCGGCCGGGACGAGGTCGCCGACCAGCTCCGCCACCAGGGCGCCTCTCCTGCCCTGCGCGATGCCAGCGGTCGCTCCGCCGAGGATTGGGCGCGCACCCAGGCGCCTGTCGCCCCCGTGGCCCCCGCCGTCGCGGACGACTCACCCACCGCGCAAGTCCGCTGA
- a CDS encoding helix-turn-helix domain-containing protein, whose product MTCAPYLRAMTSLQQGRPVGELLRGWRQRRGLSQMDLALRAEVSTRHVSFLETGRSQPSRDMLLHLAEELDVPLRDRNGLLVAAGFAPVYAERPLDDPALRATREAVELVLAGHEPYPALAVDRHWTLVTANRAVGVLLSDLPPEVLQPPVNVLRLSLHPSGLAPRIENLRQWRDHVLTRLHRQVDVTADATLAALLEELRGYPVPAEAVDPKERDFAGVVVPLRVRTSLGRLSLFSTTTVFGTPVDITLAELAIESFFPADPETAEVLRRAATERSRQDA is encoded by the coding sequence ATGACGTGCGCCCCCTATCTTCGCGCCATGACGAGCCTTCAGCAGGGTCGCCCCGTCGGAGAGCTGCTGCGCGGCTGGCGGCAGCGGCGCGGCTTGAGCCAGATGGATCTCGCGTTGCGCGCGGAGGTCTCCACGCGTCACGTCAGCTTCCTGGAGACCGGCCGCTCCCAGCCCAGCCGCGACATGCTGTTGCACCTGGCGGAGGAGCTGGACGTGCCCCTGCGAGACCGCAATGGATTGCTGGTGGCCGCGGGCTTCGCGCCCGTGTACGCCGAGCGACCCCTGGATGATCCCGCGCTGCGGGCCACGCGCGAGGCCGTGGAGTTGGTGCTCGCGGGGCATGAGCCCTATCCGGCGCTCGCGGTGGACCGGCACTGGACGCTCGTCACCGCGAACCGCGCGGTGGGCGTGCTGCTGTCGGACCTGCCCCCGGAAGTGCTCCAGCCGCCCGTCAACGTCCTGCGGCTGAGCCTGCACCCGTCCGGGCTCGCGCCGCGCATCGAGAACCTGCGCCAGTGGCGCGACCATGTCCTCACGCGGCTGCACCGGCAGGTGGACGTCACCGCGGACGCCACGCTCGCGGCGCTGCTGGAGGAGCTGCGCGGCTACCCGGTGCCGGCGGAGGCCGTGGATCCGAAGGAGCGCGACTTCGCGGGCGTGGTGGTGCCCCTGCGCGTGCGCACGTCGCTGGGGCGGCTGTCCCTCTTCAGCACCACCACCGTGTTCGGCACGCCCGTGGACATCACGCTCGCGGAGCTGGCCATCGAGTCGTTCTTCCCGGCCGACCCGGAGACGGCGGAGGTGCTGCGGCGGGCCGCCACGGAGCGGTCCCGCCAGGATGCGTAG
- a CDS encoding NADPH-dependent FMN reductase yields MIKVAIVVGSTRPGRKADAVAGWVHGIAKKRGDAEYEVVDLQDFNLPLLDEPTPPSMGKYTKPHTLAWAAKVASYDAYVFVTPEYNHSTSGALKNALDFIYGEWNNKAAGFVGYGSAGGVRAVEQLRLIAAELQMATVRAQVQLSLSTDFENYTVFKPDPSKEKGVNAMLDQLVSWGTALQTVRAKK; encoded by the coding sequence ATGATCAAGGTGGCCATCGTCGTCGGGAGCACGCGTCCGGGTCGCAAGGCGGACGCCGTCGCCGGCTGGGTCCATGGCATCGCGAAGAAGCGCGGCGACGCCGAGTACGAAGTCGTCGACCTCCAGGACTTCAACCTGCCCCTGCTGGACGAGCCGACCCCGCCGTCGATGGGCAAGTACACGAAGCCGCACACCCTGGCCTGGGCCGCGAAGGTGGCCTCGTACGACGCGTACGTCTTCGTCACGCCCGAGTACAACCACAGCACGTCCGGCGCGCTGAAGAACGCGCTCGATTTCATCTATGGCGAGTGGAACAACAAGGCCGCCGGCTTCGTGGGCTACGGCAGCGCGGGCGGCGTGCGCGCGGTGGAGCAGCTGCGCCTCATCGCGGCGGAGCTCCAGATGGCCACCGTGCGCGCCCAGGTGCAGTTGTCCCTGTCCACCGACTTCGAGAACTACACCGTGTTCAAGCCCGACCCCAGCAAGGAGAAGGGCGTGAACGCGATGTTGGATCAGCTCGTCTCCTGGGGCACGGCGCTCCAGACCGTGCGCGCGAAGAAGTAG
- a CDS encoding glycosyl hydrolase family 18 protein produces the protein MTLAVLVGGCDFGGGKKDTEAPPTPPQAPKQVVAQAGDASALVTWTVPPGDGGSPLMYYLVSCEPECGGALVKVPDTQAMVRGLNNGLTYVFKVAAVNAMGEGEASVGTELVTPMAGMSIPNPTVPGQPRSVVPTAGNGQAYVSWLVPASFGGRPLSYVRVTAEPGGITKTVAAPSAGTLIEGLDNGTAYTFTVVVANEMGEGPSVRTSAPVTPRPGGAPSNWVLGYWVGYQNDLYPVNSVDMSLLTHVVVGRIRPEVDGTLHTDFDYNPVEGPKAAKALAQRAHAAGKKALLMLGGMGEDERFRGATQTLEKRRNFVKKLIDTMHELEFDGIDVDWEPILLPQDGPPLLALLDDLRAADEKIIITVPVGWMNSNFPLNPMEAEFHKELVARVDQINVMAYKMSGHWGQWDSWHSSALFGEGGNHPSSVSSSVKAFLDAGVPAQRLGVGIGFFGTCWKCVTEPRQPLDEIRACVVKEENSDNWMSYSNIMRHYFKQEAYRWDAVSKVPYLTFGTAHGPQACNYVSYEDVASISEKGRWARELGLGGAIIWTINQGHFKDAPAGEKDPLLKAVHTAFLEP, from the coding sequence TTGACCCTCGCGGTATTGGTGGGTGGCTGTGATTTCGGCGGCGGCAAGAAAGACACCGAGGCTCCGCCGACCCCTCCCCAAGCACCGAAGCAGGTCGTCGCGCAGGCGGGAGATGCCTCCGCGCTGGTGACGTGGACCGTGCCTCCGGGCGATGGCGGCAGCCCCCTGATGTACTACCTGGTGAGCTGTGAGCCCGAGTGCGGTGGCGCGCTGGTCAAGGTGCCCGACACGCAGGCCATGGTGCGGGGTCTGAACAACGGCCTCACCTACGTCTTCAAGGTCGCGGCGGTGAACGCGATGGGTGAAGGCGAGGCCTCCGTGGGCACGGAGCTCGTGACGCCGATGGCGGGCATGTCCATCCCGAATCCCACGGTGCCTGGGCAGCCGCGCTCGGTGGTGCCCACGGCCGGCAATGGACAGGCCTACGTGAGCTGGTTGGTCCCCGCGAGCTTCGGCGGCCGGCCGCTGTCCTACGTCAGGGTGACGGCGGAGCCCGGGGGCATCACGAAGACGGTGGCGGCACCGTCGGCGGGCACCCTCATCGAGGGACTCGACAACGGCACCGCGTATACCTTCACCGTCGTCGTGGCCAATGAGATGGGCGAAGGGCCTTCCGTGCGCACGAGCGCGCCGGTGACGCCGCGTCCTGGTGGCGCTCCGTCGAACTGGGTGCTGGGCTACTGGGTGGGCTACCAGAACGACCTGTACCCGGTGAACTCGGTGGACATGTCGCTGCTCACGCACGTGGTGGTGGGCCGCATCCGCCCGGAGGTCGACGGCACGCTCCACACGGACTTCGACTACAACCCCGTTGAAGGGCCCAAGGCCGCGAAGGCCCTGGCGCAGCGGGCGCACGCGGCGGGCAAGAAGGCCCTGCTGATGCTGGGGGGCATGGGCGAGGACGAGCGCTTCAGGGGTGCGACGCAGACGCTGGAGAAGCGCCGCAACTTCGTGAAGAAGCTCATCGACACGATGCATGAGCTGGAGTTCGACGGCATCGACGTGGACTGGGAGCCCATCCTCCTCCCGCAGGACGGTCCGCCGCTGCTGGCGCTGCTGGACGACCTGCGCGCCGCGGACGAGAAGATCATCATCACGGTGCCCGTGGGTTGGATGAACTCCAACTTCCCGCTGAACCCGATGGAGGCGGAGTTCCACAAGGAGCTGGTGGCCCGCGTCGACCAGATCAACGTCATGGCCTACAAGATGAGCGGCCATTGGGGGCAGTGGGACAGCTGGCACTCCAGCGCGCTGTTCGGAGAGGGCGGCAACCACCCCAGCTCCGTGTCCAGCTCCGTGAAGGCCTTCCTCGACGCGGGCGTGCCCGCGCAGCGCCTGGGCGTCGGCATCGGCTTCTTCGGCACCTGCTGGAAGTGCGTCACGGAGCCGCGCCAGCCGCTTGACGAGATCCGGGCGTGCGTCGTCAAGGAGGAGAACAGCGACAACTGGATGAGCTACTCCAACATCATGAGGCACTACTTCAAGCAGGAGGCCTACCGTTGGGACGCGGTCTCCAAGGTGCCCTACCTCACCTTCGGCACCGCGCACGGTCCCCAGGCGTGCAACTACGTCTCCTATGAGGACGTCGCCTCCATCTCGGAGAAGGGGCGATGGGCGCGAGAGCTGGGTCTGGGTGGCGCCATCATCTGGACCATCAACCAGGGCCACTTCAAGGACGCCCCGGCTGGTGAGAAGGACCCGCTGCTGAAGGCCGTGCACACGGCCTTCCTTGAACCCTAG
- a CDS encoding uracil-DNA glycosylase, whose protein sequence is MNDDTPEPSQELADVLQDVRRHLLWQEENGARALLVDAKLAAELQQQRAASGSVRSMIARNKAPEPAAAPSAPRPPVESPSRDVLHAAMKQPLGPPRAPVAAPAPAMAARPLASDAPAPRAAAAPSTGQLVDVPRSAPRYDGALPGVVEGERPTLDQIRRELGDCRRCKLCTGRKNIVFGSGNPRADLVFVGEGPGESEDLQGVPFVGAAGDLLTKMIAAMGFTRNDVYICNVVKCRPPGNRNPEPDEIAACEPFLRSQLLAIQPKAIVALGKFAAQTLLRDTTAITRMRGSWREYEGIPLMPTFHPAYLLRNSAEKRNAWADLQQVMKLFGKQPGSSA, encoded by the coding sequence GTGAACGACGACACGCCCGAACCCTCGCAGGAGCTGGCCGACGTGCTCCAGGACGTGCGCCGCCACCTGCTCTGGCAGGAGGAGAACGGTGCTCGCGCGCTCCTCGTCGACGCGAAGCTCGCCGCTGAACTCCAGCAGCAGCGCGCCGCCTCCGGGTCGGTGCGCTCGATGATCGCCCGCAACAAGGCCCCCGAGCCGGCCGCCGCTCCCTCGGCCCCCAGGCCCCCGGTGGAGTCCCCTTCACGGGATGTGCTGCACGCCGCGATGAAGCAGCCCCTGGGGCCACCCCGTGCGCCCGTCGCCGCGCCCGCGCCCGCGATGGCAGCGCGTCCCCTGGCCTCCGACGCGCCGGCCCCTCGCGCCGCGGCTGCGCCGTCCACGGGGCAGCTCGTGGACGTGCCACGGTCAGCGCCCCGCTACGACGGCGCGCTGCCGGGCGTGGTGGAGGGGGAGCGCCCCACGCTGGATCAGATCCGCCGCGAGCTGGGCGACTGCCGGCGCTGCAAGCTGTGCACGGGCCGCAAGAACATCGTGTTCGGCTCCGGCAACCCGCGCGCGGACCTGGTGTTCGTGGGTGAAGGTCCCGGTGAGAGCGAGGACCTCCAGGGCGTGCCCTTCGTGGGCGCGGCGGGGGACCTGCTCACGAAGATGATCGCCGCGATGGGCTTCACCCGGAACGACGTCTACATCTGCAACGTCGTGAAGTGCCGCCCGCCGGGCAACCGCAACCCGGAGCCGGACGAGATCGCCGCGTGCGAACCGTTCCTGCGCTCGCAGCTGCTGGCGATCCAGCCCAAGGCCATCGTCGCGCTGGGCAAGTTCGCGGCGCAGACGCTGCTGCGCGACACCACCGCCATCACCCGCATGCGCGGCTCCTGGCGCGAATACGAGGGCATTCCGCTCATGCCCACCTTCCACCCCGCCTACCTGCTGCGCAACAGCGCGGAGAAGCGCAACGCGTGGGCGGACCTGCAACAGGTGATGAAGCTGTTCGGCAAGCAACCGGGCTCCAGCGCGTGA
- a CDS encoding alpha/beta hydrolase, whose protein sequence is MKGVLESREVQSPALENNPLGDPARRRLTVYLPPGYAAGTQRYPVVYFLHAFSSTGASWTNASGFAPSVPERLDALIEQGVIPPVIGVFPDAWTKLGGSQWVNSDAIGRYRDYLAKDIVGFVDKTWRTLPKAASRAVVGHSSGGYGALVMGRYHPELFSLVGAHAPDSYFEYCYLPDLPKAATALLKSGGVEAWATEMRLRARETKMRGDDFPVINILAMAAAYSPKKGEPLNLELPFDQQNAKMRLDVWNRWLVHDPVRFVPKFLDSFRKLKAVFLDCGTRDEFNLRWGTRMVADDLKAAGVDVVHEEFEDGHSGVSYRFERSLAVLVPRLTQD, encoded by the coding sequence ATGAAGGGAGTGCTCGAGTCGCGCGAAGTGCAGTCGCCCGCGCTGGAGAACAATCCGCTGGGGGACCCGGCCCGCCGCCGGCTCACCGTGTACCTGCCGCCGGGCTACGCGGCGGGCACGCAGCGCTACCCGGTCGTCTACTTCCTGCACGCCTTCAGCTCGACGGGGGCCTCCTGGACGAACGCGTCCGGCTTCGCCCCCTCCGTGCCGGAGCGCCTGGACGCCCTCATCGAGCAGGGCGTCATCCCGCCCGTCATCGGCGTCTTCCCGGACGCGTGGACGAAGCTGGGCGGCAGCCAATGGGTGAACAGCGACGCCATTGGCCGCTACCGCGACTACCTGGCCAAGGACATCGTCGGGTTCGTGGACAAGACCTGGCGCACGCTGCCCAAGGCCGCGTCGCGCGCGGTGGTGGGCCACAGCTCCGGCGGCTACGGGGCGCTGGTGATGGGCCGCTACCACCCGGAGCTGTTCTCCCTGGTGGGCGCGCACGCGCCGGATTCGTACTTCGAATATTGCTACCTGCCGGACCTGCCCAAGGCGGCCACCGCGCTGCTCAAGTCGGGCGGCGTCGAGGCGTGGGCGACGGAGATGCGGCTGCGCGCCCGGGAGACGAAGATGCGCGGGGACGACTTCCCCGTCATCAACATCCTGGCCATGGCGGCGGCGTACTCGCCGAAGAAGGGCGAGCCGCTCAACCTGGAGCTGCCCTTCGATCAGCAGAACGCGAAGATGCGGCTGGACGTGTGGAACCGCTGGCTGGTGCATGACCCGGTGCGCTTCGTGCCCAAGTTCCTGGACTCCTTCCGCAAGCTGAAGGCGGTGTTCCTGGACTGCGGCACGCGCGACGAGTTCAACCTGCGCTGGGGCACGCGCATGGTGGCCGACGACCTGAAGGCCGCGGGCGTGGACGTGGTGCACGAGGAGTTCGAGGACGGGCACTCGGGCGTGTCGTACCGCTTCGAGCGCTCGCTGGCGGTGCTGGTGCCGCGCCTGACGCAGGACTGA
- a CDS encoding fused MFS/spermidine synthase has protein sequence MSTSPESPPVSRSFSLYLHGLAFLGGFNVMLLEMCAFRVLQTTFGSSIYVTGVLLALVMIALSGGYYLGGRFSQRNASLEFLLGVISLAVVYVWVTGGLLSEPLLDFSFGLRKVFSSGLAGHLVPPAVATLIFYMGPMLALSHVSPFLIRLLATHPRGVGATAGNLMAVSNVGSIVGTTLPSFVLIPLLGVPTTLGIFIGSLGLVVVTGLVLVRKRAPVAVIAGVVVLAAAVATPVAHDAWAARASATAERPIFESESLYGNVKIFRSQDDDGDEKLEFMPSRDYVHSTVYPGRPLKDQFTTAYANVGLSRGAGRYLILGTALGGVVSAILEANPQARITAVEIDPLVMDLAQRYLPAMRSPNVRRVVEDARLFLREDTQEYDYIVVDIFSGEQIPAHCVSQEFFSLALARLAPDGVLQMNTNLWDFHITTGLEEPAPFVPVRHIHSALLRAGFASLFQSDFFEHGHLYAFRKATPEAEVRRALVQGALDPAVEPNLRASYGMTALALVPIPDAERELRPFTDNWLPEHLLHLKDNFDQYLRALARARQLPEWKSQVEAAGDGQLRFISARHYADVGASGAPSYDGYRAYMKGDGGTAYCREVLAWARQAPSSTLFLDLSRYLHTRVIHACERSLESQGTELPGAGTSEGAFRRYVSAALLVDDNKGAKAVPLLEEILKARAVL, from the coding sequence ATGTCTACTTCCCCTGAATCACCGCCGGTCTCACGTTCGTTCTCGCTCTATCTGCATGGGCTCGCTTTCCTGGGGGGCTTCAACGTCATGCTGCTGGAGATGTGTGCCTTCCGGGTGCTCCAGACCACGTTCGGCTCATCCATCTATGTGACGGGCGTCCTGCTCGCGCTGGTCATGATTGCCCTGTCGGGGGGCTATTACCTGGGGGGACGGTTCTCCCAGCGCAATGCCTCGCTGGAGTTCCTGCTCGGGGTCATCTCCCTGGCCGTGGTGTATGTCTGGGTGACGGGCGGGCTGCTGTCCGAACCGCTGCTGGATTTCAGCTTCGGCCTGCGCAAGGTCTTCTCCAGCGGGCTCGCGGGGCACCTGGTGCCACCGGCGGTCGCCACGCTGATCTTCTACATGGGGCCCATGCTGGCGCTGAGCCACGTCTCGCCGTTCCTCATCCGGCTCCTGGCCACGCACCCGCGCGGGGTGGGGGCCACGGCGGGCAACCTGATGGCGGTGTCCAACGTGGGGAGCATCGTGGGCACGACCCTGCCTTCCTTCGTGCTCATCCCGCTGCTGGGCGTGCCCACGACGCTGGGCATCTTCATCGGGTCGCTGGGGCTGGTGGTGGTGACGGGCCTGGTGCTGGTGCGCAAGCGCGCGCCCGTGGCCGTGATCGCGGGGGTGGTGGTGCTGGCGGCGGCGGTGGCCACGCCCGTGGCGCATGACGCCTGGGCCGCGCGGGCCTCCGCCACGGCGGAGCGGCCCATCTTCGAATCGGAGTCGCTCTACGGGAACGTGAAGATCTTCCGCTCCCAGGACGACGACGGGGACGAGAAGCTGGAGTTCATGCCGTCGCGGGACTACGTGCACTCCACCGTCTACCCGGGCCGGCCGCTGAAGGATCAGTTCACCACGGCGTACGCGAACGTGGGCCTGTCCCGGGGCGCCGGGCGCTACCTCATCCTGGGGACCGCGCTGGGCGGGGTGGTGTCCGCCATCCTGGAGGCAAACCCCCAGGCGCGGATTACCGCGGTGGAGATCGACCCGTTGGTGATGGACCTGGCGCAGCGCTACCTGCCGGCGATGCGAAGCCCCAACGTGCGCCGGGTGGTGGAGGACGCGCGGCTGTTCCTGCGGGAGGACACCCAGGAATACGACTACATCGTCGTGGACATCTTCTCCGGGGAGCAGATCCCCGCCCACTGTGTCAGCCAGGAGTTCTTCTCCCTGGCGCTGGCGCGGCTGGCGCCGGACGGGGTGCTCCAGATGAACACCAACCTGTGGGACTTCCACATCACCACGGGGTTGGAAGAGCCGGCGCCCTTCGTGCCGGTGCGGCACATCCACTCGGCGTTGCTGCGCGCGGGCTTCGCGTCGCTCTTCCAGAGTGACTTCTTCGAGCACGGCCACCTGTACGCGTTCCGAAAGGCGACCCCGGAGGCGGAGGTGCGTCGGGCGCTGGTCCAGGGCGCGTTGGATCCCGCGGTGGAGCCGAACCTGCGGGCCTCGTACGGAATGACGGCGCTGGCGCTGGTGCCCATCCCGGACGCGGAGCGGGAGCTGCGGCCCTTCACGGACAACTGGCTGCCGGAGCACCTGCTCCACCTCAAGGACAACTTCGATCAATACCTCCGGGCGCTGGCCCGGGCGCGCCAGCTGCCGGAGTGGAAGTCCCAGGTGGAGGCGGCGGGGGACGGGCAGCTGCGGTTCATCAGCGCGCGCCACTACGCGGACGTGGGCGCGTCCGGTGCGCCGTCCTATGACGGCTACCGCGCGTACATGAAGGGCGATGGCGGCACGGCCTATTGCCGGGAGGTCCTGGCCTGGGCCCGGCAGGCGCCGTCGAGCACGCTGTTCCTGGACCTGTCGCGCTACCTGCACACGCGGGTCATCCACGCCTGTGAGCGCTCGCTCGAATCGCAGGGGACGGAGCTGCCCGGGGCGGGGACCTCCGAGGGTGCGTTCCGCCGCTACGTCAGCGCCGCGCTGCTGGTGGACGACAACAAGGGCGCGAAGGCGGTGCCGCTGCTGGAGGAGATCCTCAAGGCCCGGGCCGTGCTCTGA